In Deltaproteobacteria bacterium HGW-Deltaproteobacteria-6, one genomic interval encodes:
- a CDS encoding transcriptional regulator NrdR encodes MKCPFCGNAENKVIDSRISKDGKAIRRRRECLGCSRRFTTYEYVEDILPMVVKKDGRREPFDRTKIRNGVRTACEKRPISTEDMEKIVENVEAACQEFQGEEIPSSVIGEKVMGELKVLDGVAYVRFASVYRQFRDVGEFMSELKDLLSKGKK; translated from the coding sequence ATGAAATGTCCTTTTTGCGGTAATGCGGAAAACAAAGTGATTGATTCCCGGATCAGCAAAGACGGTAAGGCCATTCGCCGCCGCCGGGAGTGCCTGGGCTGCTCCCGCCGTTTCACGACGTACGAATACGTGGAAGACATTCTGCCGATGGTGGTCAAAAAAGACGGGCGGCGCGAACCGTTCGACCGGACGAAAATCCGCAATGGCGTGAGAACGGCATGTGAAAAACGGCCGATCAGCACGGAGGATATGGAAAAAATCGTCGAAAACGTGGAAGCCGCCTGCCAGGAGTTTCAGGGCGAGGAAATTCCTTCCTCGGTGATCGGCGAAAAAGTGATGGGTGAACTCAAAGTGCTCGACGGCGTGGCCTATGTAAGATTTGCCTCGGTCTACCGGCAGTTTCGCGACGTCGGGGAATTCATGTCCGAATTGAAGGATTTGCTAAGCAAAGGCAAAAAATAA
- the glyA gene encoding serine hydroxymethyltransferase (catalyzes the reaction of glycine with 5,10-methylenetetrahydrofolate to form L-serine and tetrahydrofolate) encodes MSFLDQVDPEVAKAIELETRRQAGKLELIASENFVSEAVLEAQGSVMTNKYAEGYPGKRYYGGCEYVDIPETLAIERCKQLFGAEAVNVQPHSGTQANMAVYFAACSPGDTVLGMNLSHGGHLSHGSPANFSGKFYKIVPYGVNRDTEMIDYDEMARLVRVHKPKMIVVGASAYPRTIDFNKFRAAADEVGAVIMADIAHIAGLVAVGLHPSPVPVCEYVTTTTHKTLRGPRGGLIMCKEPYIKILNSRVFPGMQGGPLMHVIAAKAVALKEALMPEFKAYQQQIVKNAQAMADELKNAGFRLVSGGTDNHLMLVDLTPKGVTGKDAQEALDRAAITVNKNGIPFDTQGPMVTSGIRIGTPALTTRGMKENEMREIASLIADVIDHINDEQKIKAVAEKVNTLCARFPLYAQRLKG; translated from the coding sequence ATGTCATTTTTAGATCAGGTTGATCCGGAAGTTGCAAAGGCCATTGAACTGGAAACAAGGCGTCAGGCGGGAAAACTGGAACTTATCGCTTCGGAAAATTTTGTCAGTGAAGCCGTTCTGGAAGCCCAAGGCTCGGTCATGACCAATAAATATGCCGAAGGTTACCCGGGTAAGCGCTATTACGGCGGCTGCGAATACGTTGATATTCCCGAAACTCTGGCCATTGAACGCTGCAAGCAGCTCTTTGGCGCGGAAGCCGTCAATGTGCAGCCTCACTCCGGCACCCAGGCCAACATGGCCGTCTATTTTGCCGCCTGTTCTCCCGGCGATACGGTTTTGGGCATGAACCTTTCTCACGGCGGCCACTTGTCGCACGGATCTCCTGCGAATTTTTCCGGCAAGTTTTATAAGATTGTGCCCTACGGTGTGAACCGGGACACGGAAATGATCGATTATGACGAAATGGCCAGGCTGGTACGTGTTCATAAACCCAAAATGATTGTTGTCGGCGCGAGCGCCTATCCGCGGACGATTGACTTCAACAAATTCCGCGCGGCGGCCGATGAAGTCGGCGCGGTCATCATGGCAGACATTGCGCATATTGCGGGGCTGGTTGCCGTAGGCCTTCATCCCTCTCCGGTTCCCGTCTGCGAGTATGTTACCACCACCACGCACAAGACCTTGCGCGGACCGCGCGGCGGACTCATCATGTGCAAGGAACCCTATATTAAAATCCTCAACAGCCGGGTTTTTCCCGGTATGCAGGGCGGGCCGTTGATGCATGTTATCGCCGCCAAGGCCGTGGCCTTGAAAGAAGCGCTCATGCCGGAATTCAAGGCATATCAACAGCAGATTGTTAAAAACGCCCAGGCGATGGCGGACGAATTAAAGAATGCCGGTTTCCGGCTGGTGTCGGGCGGTACGGACAATCACCTGATGCTGGTCGATCTGACCCCCAAAGGCGTGACCGGCAAGGATGCGCAGGAAGCTCTGGATCGTGCGGCCATTACCGTCAATAAAAACGGTATTCCGTTTGATACGCAGGGGCCGATGGTCACCAGCGGCATCCGGATTGGAACACCGGCGCTGACGACCCGCGGTATGAAGGAAAATGAAATGCGCGAGATTGCTTCGCTGATTGCCGATGTGATCGACCATATTAATGATGAGCAGAAAATTAAAGCCGTGGCTGAAAAAGTCAACACGCTTTGCGCCCGGTTCCCGCTGTATGCGCAAAGGCTGAAAGGGTAA
- the acpP gene encoding acyl carrier protein, with protein sequence MSLEEKVIKLVMEQLDVAQEQCKLEASFIDDLGADSLDLVELIMEMEEVFGVEIADEELEKIRTIQDVVDFLQKKGIN encoded by the coding sequence ATGTCATTGGAAGAAAAAGTCATTAAACTTGTTATGGAACAGCTGGATGTGGCACAGGAGCAATGCAAACTGGAGGCGTCATTTATTGATGATCTGGGTGCTGATTCTCTGGATCTGGTTGAACTGATCATGGAAATGGAAGAAGTTTTCGGTGTAGAGATCGCCGACGAAGAACTGGAAAAAATCCGAACGATTCAGGACGTCGTCGATTTTCTCCAGAAAAAAGGCATTAATTAA
- a CDS encoding transporter — MKRTSILIRCLAVLMIAAFIACASTPKQESAGDFIDDSVITTKIKSLLAKDDLLKSFEVRVETRKGIVQLSGFVSSQQIADKAGEIAGSVAGVASVKNDLIVK; from the coding sequence ATGAAAAGAACAAGTATCCTTATCCGTTGCCTGGCTGTTCTGATGATCGCCGCCTTCATAGCGTGCGCATCAACCCCCAAACAGGAAAGCGCAGGAGACTTCATTGATGATTCGGTCATCACGACCAAGATCAAATCTTTGCTGGCCAAGGATGACCTTCTCAAGTCATTCGAGGTCCGCGTCGAAACCCGGAAGGGCATCGTGCAGCTGAGCGGTTTTGTTTCTTCTCAACAGATTGCCGATAAAGCCGGCGAAATCGCGGGGAGTGTCGCCGGGGTTGCATCCGTAAAGAATGATCTGATTGTGAAATAA
- a CDS encoding 6,7-dimethyl-8-ribityllumazine synthase, translated as MPKIIEGKIVAKGMKFAIAVSRFNDFIGGRLTEGAVDTLLRAGADEKDIVVCKVPGAFELPLAAKMLAKSKRYDAVICLGAVIRGATPHFEYVSAEVSKGVASVGLDAEIPVVFGVLTTDSIEQAIERAGTKSGNKGADAAMAAIEMVDLFKKISA; from the coding sequence ATGCCGAAAATAATTGAAGGAAAAATTGTTGCCAAGGGGATGAAGTTCGCGATTGCCGTAAGCCGGTTTAACGATTTCATCGGCGGCAGGTTAACGGAAGGCGCGGTGGATACGCTGTTGCGGGCCGGCGCGGACGAAAAGGACATTGTGGTCTGCAAAGTTCCCGGCGCGTTCGAACTGCCGCTGGCGGCAAAGATGCTTGCTAAAAGCAAGCGCTATGACGCGGTGATCTGTCTGGGCGCGGTGATTCGCGGCGCGACCCCGCATTTTGAATATGTCAGCGCGGAAGTGTCCAAGGGCGTCGCCAGCGTGGGGCTGGATGCGGAGATTCCGGTGGTTTTCGGCGTCCTGACGACGGACTCGATTGAGCAGGCGATTGAACGGGCGGGCACCAAGTCGGGCAACAAAGGTGCGGATGCGGCAATGGCGGCCATTGAAATGGTGGATCTGTTCAAAAAGATCAGTGCCTAA
- the nusB gene encoding transcription antitermination factor NusB translates to MQGRRKAREVALQVLYSLNFVTLDVEKAQELFWGNFVAPRSAKEFAATLISGAWHHREELDKMIGGCSDNWSLGRMSKVDISILRMAVYEFLYCDDIPAKVSINEAVDLGKMFGSENSGSFINGILDALNLKINKKNAAKPDHPSTRPAKA, encoded by the coding sequence ATGCAAGGTCGTAGAAAGGCGCGCGAAGTTGCCTTACAGGTTCTTTACAGTTTGAATTTTGTCACGCTCGATGTGGAAAAGGCTCAGGAGCTTTTCTGGGGGAATTTTGTCGCGCCCAGGTCGGCCAAAGAGTTTGCGGCCACCTTGATTTCCGGCGCCTGGCATCATCGGGAAGAGCTGGACAAGATGATCGGCGGCTGTTCGGATAACTGGTCGCTTGGCCGGATGTCCAAGGTTGATATCAGTATTCTGCGAATGGCCGTGTATGAGTTTCTTTACTGTGACGATATTCCGGCTAAAGTCAGCATCAATGAAGCTGTTGATCTGGGTAAAATGTTCGGATCGGAAAATTCCGGTTCTTTTATCAACGGCATCCTGGATGCCCTCAATCTGAAAATTAATAAAAAAAATGCAGCTAAACCTGACCACCCATCCACCCGACCGGCAAAGGCATAA
- a CDS encoding alpha/beta hydrolase, with the protein MSINQGVHGKKMNPGGAVGMTATSDGQRVSENEVRFLAADGFELAGTLLLPDQPHTAVLISAATGFPREFYLPFARLGAMRGAACLVYDYRGVGASAPADLSSFKMDYPDWGRLDMAAALERLIAAAPGAPVVHIANSAGGHLAGFMPNQNKITRHIFIGVGLGTWWTHRFPKQQLLDMFFWWIYGPLQLTMKGYIPAGGLWGGSTLPSGAFRTWRRWSHRGDYFRRELADRLKPHQFDEMQAPIISYVFSDDPLTTAKSARTFLAFMPRAGKEIRLKKPADLGVRALGHQNLFRRKNEAAWSNIWDTAINGE; encoded by the coding sequence ATGTCAATCAATCAGGGTGTCCATGGCAAAAAAATGAATCCGGGAGGAGCCGTTGGAATGACAGCCACAAGCGACGGGCAGAGGGTATCCGAAAACGAAGTCAGGTTTCTTGCGGCAGACGGGTTTGAGCTTGCCGGTACATTGCTGCTTCCGGATCAGCCGCACACGGCCGTGCTCATCTCCGCGGCAACAGGGTTTCCCAGGGAATTCTATCTGCCCTTCGCCCGTCTGGGTGCAATGCGCGGCGCCGCCTGCCTTGTTTACGACTACCGCGGCGTCGGCGCTTCGGCGCCTGCCGATCTGAGCTCATTTAAAATGGATTATCCGGACTGGGGCAGGCTGGACATGGCGGCGGCCCTCGAACGGCTGATCGCTGCGGCGCCCGGCGCGCCCGTTGTCCACATTGCCAACAGCGCCGGCGGACATCTGGCCGGCTTCATGCCTAATCAGAATAAGATTACACGCCACATCTTCATCGGCGTCGGGTTGGGAACCTGGTGGACGCATCGGTTTCCGAAGCAGCAATTGCTCGACATGTTTTTCTGGTGGATCTACGGACCCCTGCAGCTGACGATGAAAGGGTATATTCCCGCCGGCGGCCTCTGGGGAGGCTCCACCCTGCCCTCAGGCGCCTTTCGCACCTGGCGGCGCTGGTCGCACAGGGGCGATTACTTCCGCCGCGAGCTTGCGGACCGGCTGAAACCTCACCAGTTTGATGAAATGCAGGCGCCGATCATTTCGTATGTCTTCTCCGACGATCCGCTGACCACCGCCAAAAGCGCGCGAACGTTTCTGGCATTCATGCCCCGCGCGGGAAAAGAGATTCGCCTGAAGAAGCCCGCCGACCTGGGAGTCAGGGCGCTCGGCCACCAGAACCTGTTTCGCCGCAAAAATGAGGCCGCCTGGTCCAATATCTGGGATACAGCGATCAATGGGGAGTGA
- a CDS encoding thiol reductase thioredoxin has translation MAFSSKFVEIEPARKDIDALCGPAVLEFGTDWCGYCQDAGPMVRQAFASHPQVVHIKVEDGRGRPLGRSFGVKLWPTLIFLTDGCEVARLIRPESVQAILQAMKKIDCP, from the coding sequence ATGGCCTTCAGCAGTAAATTTGTCGAAATCGAACCGGCTCGCAAAGATATTGATGCGTTATGCGGACCCGCCGTTCTGGAATTCGGCACGGACTGGTGCGGTTATTGCCAGGATGCCGGGCCGATGGTCCGGCAGGCATTTGCCTCGCATCCGCAGGTTGTGCACATCAAGGTCGAAGACGGCCGCGGCCGTCCGCTGGGGCGTTCCTTCGGGGTCAAGTTGTGGCCCACGCTGATCTTCCTCACGGACGGGTGCGAAGTCGCGCGCCTGATCCGTCCGGAGAGCGTGCAGGCCATTTTGCAGGCCATGAAAAAAATCGATTGTCCGTGA
- a CDS encoding cytidine deaminase: protein MTEKNAPSHHISDQVHSRPDWDTYFLDIVDLVSRRSTCLRRAVGAGLVRDKRILATGYNGAPSKLQHCLDIGCLREQLKVPSGERHELCRGLHAEQNAIIQAALHGVNTKDSTLYCTNHPCVICAKMIINAGITRIVIRDGYSDKLAAEMLREAGISVEWLEKF, encoded by the coding sequence ATGACGGAAAAAAATGCGCCGTCGCATCATATTTCAGATCAGGTCCACTCCCGTCCCGATTGGGACACGTATTTTCTGGACATCGTTGATCTGGTATCCCGGCGCAGCACCTGCCTGAGACGGGCGGTTGGAGCCGGACTGGTTCGCGATAAGAGAATTCTGGCCACCGGTTATAACGGCGCCCCTTCCAAATTGCAGCATTGCCTGGATATCGGCTGTCTGCGGGAACAGCTTAAAGTTCCGTCCGGCGAACGCCATGAATTGTGCCGCGGACTGCACGCGGAGCAAAACGCGATTATTCAGGCCGCCCTACATGGCGTCAACACCAAAGACTCTACGTTATACTGCACCAATCATCCCTGCGTCATTTGCGCCAAGATGATCATCAATGCCGGCATCACCCGCATTGTGATTCGTGACGGCTACAGTGACAAGCTGGCGGCGGAAATGCTCCGCGAAGCGGGGATCAGCGTTGAATGGTTGGAAAAATTTTAA
- a CDS encoding pyridoxamine 5'-phosphate oxidase: MEIGKHWETIQAVFEEAFKSCMHFAVATVNEDGSPHVTPIGALILRDDSTGFYFEENPVRMPRNLTLNPRVCILAQNADKLFWGNALINGKFPTPPAVRLSGIAGKLRQATPDETALWQEKIALAKGTKGYQLLWSSFSHVRDVAFDSFEPVDVGEMTDELWK; the protein is encoded by the coding sequence ATGGAAATCGGCAAACATTGGGAAACCATCCAGGCTGTCTTTGAAGAAGCGTTTAAGAGTTGCATGCATTTTGCGGTGGCCACCGTCAATGAAGACGGATCACCTCACGTGACGCCCATCGGTGCATTAATCCTGCGGGACGATTCAACCGGTTTTTACTTTGAGGAAAATCCGGTGAGAATGCCGCGCAATTTGACTCTAAATCCCCGCGTCTGTATTCTGGCACAAAACGCCGACAAGTTATTCTGGGGCAACGCACTGATCAACGGAAAATTCCCGACACCTCCGGCGGTCAGGCTCTCAGGCATTGCAGGTAAGTTGCGCCAGGCAACACCTGATGAGACGGCGCTCTGGCAGGAAAAGATTGCCTTGGCCAAAGGCACGAAAGGCTATCAGCTGTTATGGAGTTCCTTCTCTCATGTCCGGGATGTTGCCTTTGATTCTTTCGAGCCCGTTGACGTGGGAGAAATGACGGACGAACTTTGGAAATGA
- a CDS encoding hydroxyacid dehydrogenase (Involved in the metabolism of aromatic amino acids), whose amino-acid sequence MNRPVKIVFLDTVTVGNVDNLAEISTLGDYTGYELTKPDSRIERISGHNAVITNKVVIDRDIMDACPELELICVAATGMNNIDLDYAVKKGITVKNVAGYSTESVTQCTFAMLFYLLHASRYYDDYVKSGGYAASPVFTHLDRAFRELKDKRFGIIGMGTIGKRVAQVAEAFGARVAYFSTSGKNLEAAGYPHLPLDELLGSADVVSIHCPLNDRTMNLLDESRLKLMKPTAYLINMGRGGIVNEAALARIIDENRIAGAALDVLASEPIAADSPLLKVRRKESLYITPHIAWASTEARRLLITRTAENIKNYFSRQQ is encoded by the coding sequence ATGAACCGACCCGTTAAAATAGTGTTTCTGGACACCGTAACCGTGGGAAATGTGGATAATCTGGCGGAAATTTCAACGCTGGGAGATTACACAGGCTATGAACTGACCAAACCCGATTCGCGCATCGAGCGTATCAGCGGACATAACGCGGTCATTACCAATAAAGTTGTGATCGACCGCGATATAATGGATGCCTGCCCGGAACTCGAACTGATCTGTGTCGCCGCCACCGGCATGAATAATATCGATCTGGACTATGCCGTTAAAAAAGGAATTACGGTAAAAAATGTCGCGGGCTATTCCACCGAATCCGTCACGCAGTGCACTTTTGCCATGCTTTTCTATCTGCTCCACGCCAGCCGTTACTATGACGACTATGTAAAATCCGGTGGGTACGCGGCAAGCCCCGTCTTCACTCATCTGGATCGCGCATTCCGGGAGCTGAAAGACAAGCGCTTCGGCATCATCGGCATGGGAACCATCGGCAAACGCGTGGCGCAGGTGGCGGAAGCATTCGGAGCACGCGTTGCCTATTTTTCAACATCGGGGAAAAATCTGGAGGCAGCGGGTTATCCGCATCTGCCCCTCGATGAACTGCTTGGCTCGGCCGATGTGGTTTCGATTCATTGTCCGTTAAACGACCGGACAATGAATCTCCTGGATGAATCCCGGCTGAAACTGATGAAACCGACGGCGTATCTCATCAATATGGGACGGGGCGGTATTGTGAATGAAGCGGCGCTCGCCCGGATCATTGATGAAAACCGGATTGCCGGAGCCGCACTGGATGTGCTGGCTTCCGAACCCATCGCGGCGGACAGCCCGCTTCTGAAAGTCCGCCGGAAGGAAAGCCTATACATCACCCCGCACATTGCCTGGGCAAGCACCGAAGCGCGCCGGCTGCTCATCACCCGTACGGCGGAAAACATTAAAAACTATTTCAGTCGGCAGCAATGA
- the fabF gene encoding beta-ketoacyl-[acyl-carrier-protein] synthase II — MKRRVVVTGLGALTPLGNSVSESWAGAVAGKSGIGPITRFDATAFASKIAGEIRNFDPSQYVDKKEVRRLDNFALYTIAASQMAMEDAALTVSPEIAERVGVIIGSAIGGVATFEKEVIVIHDSGPRKLSPFAVPSILANLASGHVSMRFGAKGPINCAVTACASGTSAIGDAYKIIAYGDADVMIAGGVEAAVTPLGVGGFCAMRALSTRNDEPEKASRPFDKGRNGFVIAEGCGVLILEELSFARKRGAKIYAEIIGYGCTSDAFHLAAPPPGHEGAARSMQVAINDAGLKPTDIDYINAHGTSTPLNDLYETQAIKNLFGDHAKKLLISSTKSMTGHMLGGTGGVEAIFTVKALHEGVIPPTINLDNPDDECDLDFVPNVARHQEINTGMSNSFGFGGVNAVIIFRKYTE; from the coding sequence ATGAAAAGGCGTGTTGTTGTAACAGGCCTCGGCGCCCTGACTCCCCTTGGCAATTCCGTTTCGGAATCATGGGCGGGCGCCGTTGCGGGAAAATCGGGCATCGGTCCCATCACCCGGTTTGATGCCACTGCTTTCGCCTCCAAAATCGCGGGCGAAATCAGAAATTTTGATCCTTCACAATATGTCGATAAAAAAGAAGTCCGGCGTCTGGATAACTTTGCCCTTTATACCATAGCCGCTTCTCAGATGGCCATGGAAGATGCGGCGCTGACCGTCAGCCCGGAAATTGCGGAAAGGGTCGGTGTCATCATTGGTTCAGCCATCGGGGGCGTTGCAACCTTTGAAAAAGAAGTTATTGTGATCCATGATTCAGGCCCCCGCAAATTATCGCCTTTTGCTGTTCCGTCCATTCTGGCCAATCTGGCATCCGGTCATGTTTCCATGCGTTTCGGCGCCAAGGGTCCCATCAATTGCGCCGTGACGGCCTGTGCTTCGGGTACGTCGGCTATCGGCGATGCTTATAAAATCATCGCTTACGGCGACGCTGATGTCATGATAGCAGGCGGCGTCGAAGCAGCCGTAACACCGCTCGGCGTCGGCGGATTTTGCGCCATGCGCGCGCTCTCGACACGAAACGATGAACCTGAAAAAGCCAGCCGGCCTTTCGATAAAGGACGCAATGGTTTTGTCATCGCCGAAGGCTGCGGCGTTTTAATCCTGGAAGAACTGTCCTTTGCCCGAAAGCGGGGCGCAAAAATCTACGCAGAAATTATCGGCTACGGCTGTACGTCGGATGCTTTTCATCTGGCCGCGCCGCCTCCCGGACACGAAGGCGCAGCCCGCAGCATGCAGGTGGCGATCAATGATGCCGGTCTGAAACCCACCGATATTGATTATATCAATGCCCACGGCACATCCACACCGCTCAACGATCTTTATGAGACGCAGGCCATCAAGAATCTTTTCGGCGATCACGCGAAGAAGCTGCTGATCAGTTCGACGAAGTCGATGACCGGCCACATGCTGGGAGGCACCGGCGGTGTAGAGGCGATATTTACCGTTAAAGCGCTGCACGAGGGCGTCATCCCGCCCACCATCAATCTGGACAATCCGGACGATGAATGCGATCTGGATTTTGTGCCGAATGTCGCCAGACATCAGGAAATCAACACCGGCATGTCCAATAGTTTCGGTTTCGGCGGCGTCAACGCGGTTATCATTTTCAGAAAATATACAGAATAA
- a CDS encoding 3-oxoacyl-ACP reductase produces MMKELFSLKGRTALVTGGSRGIGRMIAEGFLEQGARVYISSRKADACDTTAKELCELGNCISLPCDVSTVEGAKALASQFAAREEKLDILVNNAGAAWGEPFDDFSEKGWDKVVDLNLKAPFFLSQALIRQLRKAAEDRPAKIINVSSIDGVIVNPMETYSYAASKAGLIHLTRRMALRLIKDNIVVSGIAPGAFASEMNKLARDYEDMVAASVPAKRIGRDEDMAGAAVYLASRAGDYVVGITIVVDGGVTLKAVTLES; encoded by the coding sequence ATGATGAAGGAATTATTTTCTCTTAAGGGGCGGACGGCGCTCGTAACGGGCGGTTCGCGCGGGATCGGCCGCATGATTGCGGAGGGCTTCCTCGAACAGGGCGCGCGCGTCTATATCTCATCACGCAAGGCGGATGCCTGCGATACAACAGCCAAAGAACTCTGTGAGCTGGGCAATTGTATTTCCCTGCCGTGCGATGTCTCAACGGTTGAGGGTGCGAAGGCCCTGGCCTCTCAGTTTGCCGCACGCGAAGAAAAACTCGATATCCTGGTGAACAATGCGGGGGCTGCCTGGGGAGAACCTTTCGATGACTTTTCCGAAAAAGGCTGGGATAAAGTTGTCGACCTGAATCTAAAGGCGCCGTTCTTTTTAAGCCAGGCGCTGATCAGGCAATTACGCAAAGCAGCCGAAGACCGGCCGGCAAAGATCATCAATGTATCTTCGATTGACGGCGTCATTGTCAATCCCATGGAGACTTATTCCTATGCCGCAAGCAAAGCAGGTCTGATCCATTTGACCCGGCGGATGGCCCTGCGACTGATCAAGGACAATATCGTTGTCAGCGGAATCGCGCCGGGGGCTTTCGCATCGGAAATGAACAAGCTTGCCCGCGACTACGAAGACATGGTCGCGGCCAGCGTTCCTGCAAAACGCATCGGGCGCGATGAGGACATGGCCGGAGCGGCGGTTTATCTGGCATCCCGGGCCGGAGACTACGTCGTCGGCATTACGATTGTGGTCGACGGGGGGGTCACGCTCAAAGCCGTCACGCTTGAATCCTGA
- a CDS encoding bifunctional 3,4-dihydroxy-2-butanone-4-phosphate synthase/GTP cyclohydrolase II yields the protein MAVSKISEAIEDIRNGKMVILVDDEDRENEGDLCMAAQFVTPEAINFMARLGRGLICLTINEEIADRMKLHPMVKDNQARFGTAFTVSIEARHGVSTGISAADRATTILAAVNCAGKPEDIVSPGHVFPILARKGGVLVRTGQTEGSVDLCRLAGLTPSGVICEIMKDDGTMARMPDLEIFAQEHNLKICTIADLIDYRMQNESLIRRVAEASLPTLYGGDGKIIIYENDVDDMQHIALVKGDITKNDEVLVRVHSECCTGDIFASARCDCGDQLHRAMEMIGEEGKGVIVYMRQEGRGIGLVNKIKAYALQDEGHDTVEANIALGFKADLRDYGIGAQILADLGVHKMRLMTNNPKKIVGLEGYGIEVTKRVSIEIPPNENNIRYMTTKKSKMGHILEL from the coding sequence ATGGCAGTTAGTAAAATATCGGAAGCAATTGAAGACATTCGCAACGGGAAAATGGTTATTCTCGTTGATGATGAAGATCGGGAAAACGAAGGCGACCTTTGCATGGCGGCGCAGTTTGTCACGCCCGAGGCGATCAATTTCATGGCCAGGCTGGGCCGCGGGCTGATTTGCCTGACCATTAATGAGGAAATTGCCGACCGGATGAAGCTCCATCCGATGGTGAAAGACAATCAGGCGCGTTTCGGTACGGCCTTTACCGTCTCCATTGAAGCCCGGCATGGCGTCTCCACCGGCATTTCAGCGGCGGACCGCGCTACCACCATTCTGGCGGCGGTGAATTGCGCGGGCAAACCGGAAGACATTGTCAGCCCCGGCCATGTGTTTCCGATTCTGGCGCGCAAGGGCGGCGTTCTGGTGCGCACCGGTCAGACTGAAGGGTCCGTGGATTTATGCAGGCTCGCGGGACTTACCCCGTCCGGAGTCATCTGTGAAATCATGAAAGACGACGGCACAATGGCGCGAATGCCGGATCTGGAAATATTTGCGCAGGAACATAATCTCAAGATATGCACCATCGCCGATCTGATTGATTACCGGATGCAGAACGAATCCCTGATCCGGCGCGTTGCGGAAGCGTCATTGCCGACGCTTTACGGCGGCGACGGCAAGATTATTATTTATGAAAACGATGTGGACGACATGCAGCACATCGCGCTGGTGAAAGGCGATATCACCAAGAACGACGAAGTGCTGGTGCGTGTTCATTCCGAATGCTGCACCGGCGATATTTTTGCGTCGGCCCGCTGCGACTGCGGCGATCAGCTTCATCGCGCCATGGAAATGATCGGCGAAGAAGGCAAAGGCGTTATTGTCTATATGCGGCAGGAAGGCCGGGGCATCGGTCTGGTCAACAAAATAAAAGCCTATGCCCTTCAGGATGAAGGCCACGATACGGTGGAAGCCAACATCGCTCTGGGCTTTAAAGCGGATCTGAGAGATTACGGGATCGGCGCGCAGATTCTGGCGGATCTGGGCGTGCACAAAATGCGGTTGATGACGAATAACCCCAAAAAGATTGTCGGGCTGGAAGGCTACGGGATTGAAGTGACCAAGCGCGTGTCGATTGAAATTCCGCCCAATGAGAACAACATTCGTTATATGACCACCAAGAAAAGCAAGATGGGTCATATTCTGGAGCTTTAA
- a CDS encoding riboflavin synthase — protein sequence MFTGIIEGLGKVVRLTMKGADAVLEVEAAIDLQEVSLGDSIAVNGACLTVTSKTARTFTVDVSAESLSKTTLKTLQAGHKVNLEKSLRVGGFLGGHFVLGHVDGIGRILSKTQKSGSIIFAVETAAPLSRYIVEKGSVAIDGISLTVNKLEKGRFYVNIIPHTAGNTTLTEKKEADFVNIETDILGKYVEKLLQTPRGIDKDFLAEHGFIK from the coding sequence ATGTTTACCGGCATTATTGAAGGATTGGGAAAAGTCGTTCGTCTCACGATGAAAGGCGCGGATGCGGTTCTGGAAGTGGAAGCCGCGATTGATCTGCAGGAGGTGTCCCTGGGGGACAGTATAGCGGTAAACGGCGCCTGCCTGACCGTGACGTCCAAAACGGCCAGAACCTTTACCGTCGACGTTTCCGCGGAGTCCCTGAGCAAGACGACCCTTAAAACCTTACAGGCCGGACATAAAGTTAATCTGGAAAAATCTCTGCGAGTCGGCGGCTTCCTGGGCGGCCACTTTGTGCTGGGCCACGTGGACGGGATTGGCCGGATCCTGAGCAAAACACAGAAGTCCGGGTCGATCATCTTTGCTGTTGAAACCGCGGCACCCTTGTCGCGCTATATTGTGGAAAAAGGCTCGGTCGCCATCGACGGAATCAGCCTGACCGTGAACAAGCTTGAAAAAGGCCGGTTTTATGTTAATATCATTCCACACACAGCCGGCAATACGACGCTCACGGAGAAAAAAGAAGCGGACTTTGTAAACATTGAAACGGATATTCTGGGTAAGTATGTAGAAAAGTTATTGCAAACACCGCGGGGAATCGATAAGGATTTTCTCGCCGAACATGGTTTTATTAAGTAA